The following are from one region of the Gossypium hirsutum isolate 1008001.06 chromosome D03, Gossypium_hirsutum_v2.1, whole genome shotgun sequence genome:
- the LOC107932296 gene encoding probable aquaporin TIP-type: MVKIAFGSIGDSFSVGSLKAYLAEFIATLLFVFAGVGSAIAYGKLTSDAALDPPGLVAIAVAHAFALFVGVAIAANISGGHLNPAVTFGLAIGGNITILTGLFYWVAQCLGSIVACLLLQFVTNGLSVPTHGVASGMSAVGGVVMEIVITFALVYTVYATAADPKKGSLGIIAPIAIGFIVGANILAAGPFSGGSMNPARSFGPAVVSGNFADNWIYWVGPLVGGGLAGLIYGDVFIGSYSAAPASEDYA, encoded by the exons atggtgaaGATAGCTTTTGGTAGCATTGGTGATTCTTTTAGTGTTGGGTCTCTCAAGGCTTATTTGGCTGAATTCATTGCTACTTTGCTTTTTGTGTTTGCTGGTGTTGGATCAGCTATTGCTTACG gGAAGCTAACGTCGGATGCAGCACTAGACCCACCAGGCTTGGTGGCCATAGCGGTAGCTCATGCATTTGCGTTGTTTGTTGGGGTAGCCATTGCAGCCAACATCTCAGGTGGTCATTTGAACCCAGCCGTCACCTTTGGTTTGGCCATCGGAGGAAACATCACCATCTTGACCGGCCTTTTCTACTGGGTTGCCCAATGCCTTGGCTCAATTGTTGCTTGCCTTCTTCTCCAGTTTGTTACCAACGGATTG AGTGTACCAACCCACGGTGTCGCTTCAGGAATGAGTGCCGTCGGAGGTGTTGTAATGGAGATCGTAATCACTTTCGCCTTAGTCTACACCGTCTACGCCACCGCAGCTGATCCCAAAAAGGGTTCTCTAGGAATCATAGCACCCATCGCCATTGGTTTCATCGTTGGTGCTAACATCTTAGCCGCTGGTCCATTCAGTGGTGGCTCAATGAACCCAGCTCGTTCTTTTGGACCAGCTGTAGTCAGTGGGAACTTTGCTGATAATTGGATCTATTGGGTTGGTCCATTGGTTGGTGGTGGGTTAGCTGGGTTGATTTATGGTGATGTTTTCATTGGGTCATATTCTGCCGCCCCAGCTTCAGAAGATTATGCTTAA